The following are encoded in a window of Sorex araneus isolate mSorAra2 chromosome 11, mSorAra2.pri, whole genome shotgun sequence genomic DNA:
- the LOC101550759 gene encoding olfactory receptor 6C74-like, whose product MPMEMGNETTVQEFILEGFPAVQHLGKVLFLVHLLAYLASMAGNAVIITITCIDSRLHTPMYFLISVFSFIECCCTTTVIPKLLVIYLLGRQTISFVACFIQFFVFVSMGASGFILLSLMSLDRYVAICKPLHYPTIMNMKTCLFLITTCFTLGFSVITVVVVKVSQLSFCGPHVIPHFFCDMAPLIHLSCSDTRSVETMTFVLGLILFSTSLIITIIAYSNIVVTIIRLPSAKERQKAFSTCSSHLIVLSLMYGSCAFIHVKPKQTNRLESNREAALVNTVVTPLLNPVIYTLRNKQVHQALREKMCRIKIS is encoded by the coding sequence ATGCCCATGGAAATGGGGAATGAGACGACTGTCCAAGAATTCATCTTGGAGGGGTTTCCTGCTGTCCAGCATCTGGGAAAGGTTCTCTTCCTGGTGCACCTGTTGGCATACCTGGCATCCATGGCAGGCAATGCGGTCATAATCACCATCACCTGTATTGACTCCAGGCTCCACACACCAATGTACTTTTTAATCAGCGTTTTCTCCTTCATTGAGTGTTGTTGTACAACTACTGTAATTCCAAAATTGCTGGTCATCTATCTTTTAGGAAGACAAACAATTTCCTTTGTTGCCTGTTTTATACAGTTCTTTGTATTTGTGTCTATGGGAGCATCTGGTTTCATTCTTTTGTCATTGATGTCTCTGGataggtatgtggccatctgcaagcctCTGCACTACCCAACTATCATGAACATGAAGACTTGTCTCTTCCTCATTACTACCTGCTTTACTTTAGGCTTTAGTGTCATTACTGTTGTGGTAGTGAAGGTCTCCCAATTATCTTTCTGTGGTCCCCATGTCATTCCTCATTTCTTCTGTGACATGGCCCCCCTGATTCATCTCTCTTGTTCTGACACCAGATCTGTTGAAACCAtgacttttgttcttggtttgATTCTCTTTTCGACATCCCTCATTATAACCATCATCGCTTACAGCAACATAGTGGTCACAATCATTCGTCTCCCATCAGCCAAGGAGAGACAAAAAGCTTTCTCCACCTGTTCATCTCACCTCATTGTTCTTTCCCTGATGTATGGCAGTTGTGCTTTTATCCATgtgaaaccaaagcaaacaaataggCTGGAATCCAACAGGGAGGCTGCCCTCGTGAACACAGTGGTGACTCCACTGCTGAACCCTGTCATCTACACACTAAGGAACAAGCAGGTACACCAAGCTCTACGGGAGAAAATGTGcagaataaaaatatcataa
- the LOC101547952 gene encoding olfactory receptor 6C75-like encodes MEYLVHKSSHQGVLYIFNKTIFSFLSHDTPQKSTKLIEEIENSVMEDIRNRTAVQEFILEGFPAVQHLGKILFLVHLLAYMASIMGNTLIITVTCVDHRLQTPMYFFLSSFSFLECCFITTVIPKLLVIFVSGSQTISFAACFTQAFVFLFLGVTIFFLMAVLSLDRYLAICKPLYYPTIMSPRKCVLLVISCVVLGFFLMIIPILILNSASFCGPHVIPHFFCDFGPLIHLSCSDTRYIEMLSFGLAVFILLTSLSTTILSYSNIVVTIIRLPSAKERQKAFSTCSSHLIVLSLMYGSCVFIYVKPKQTNRVYYNREAALVNTVVTPLLNPVIYTLRNKQVHQALRDILSRVRLQK; translated from the coding sequence ATGGAATATTTAGTTCACAAATCTAGTCACCAAggtgtgctttatatatttaacaaaacCATTTTTTCATTCCTCAGTCATGACACTCCACAAAAAAGCACAAAGTtgattgaagaaatagaaaactcaGTGATGGAAGATATAAGAAATAGGACAGCAGTCCAGGAATTCATCCTGGAGGGATTTCCTGCTGTCCAACATCTGGGGAAGATTCTCTTCCTGGTGCATCTGCTGGCATATATGGCCTCTATCATGGGAAACACGCTCATAATTACTGTGACTTGTGTTGACCATCGCCTACAGACACCCATGTATTTTTTCCTTAGCAGTTTCTCCTTTTTAGAGTGTTGTTTCATAACCACTGTCATCCCTAAATTGTTGGTCATATTTGTATCAGGGAGTCAAACAATTTCTTTTGCTGCCTGCTTCACACaggcttttgtctttcttttcctggGGGTAACTATTTTCTTCCTTATGGCTGTATTATCCCTAGATCGGTATCTTGCCATTTgtaaacctctgtactatccaACCATCATGAGCCCAAGAAAGTGCGTTCTTTTGGTCATTTCCTGCGTGGTTTTGGGATTCTTTCTCATGATAATTccaattttaattcttaattccGCATCCTTCTGTGGCCCCCATGTTATCCCTCATTTTTTTTGTGACTTTGGCCCCCTAATCCATCTGTCCTGCTCTGACACCCGATATATTGAAATGCTGTCATTTGGCCTTGCTGTGTTTATCCTTTTGACATCCCTCAGTACAACTATACTTTCATATAGCAACATCGTAGTCACAATCATTCGTCTCCCATCAGCCAAGGAGAGACAGAAAGCCTTCTCTACTTGCTCATCTCACCTCATTGTTCTCTCACTGATGTATGGCAGCTGTGTCTTTATTTAtgtaaaaccaaagcaaacaaacagggtGTACTACAACAGGGAGGCTGCCCTTGTGAATACCGTGGTGACTCCACTATTGAACCCTGTCATCTATACTCTGAGGAATAAGCAGGTCCACCAGGCCTTGAGGGACATTTTGTCAAGGGTAAGGTTGCAAAAATAG
- the LOC101551028 gene encoding LOW QUALITY PROTEIN: olfactory receptor 13A1 (The sequence of the model RefSeq protein was modified relative to this genomic sequence to represent the inferred CDS: inserted 2 bases in 1 codon), translating to MKLRVQIHLIVSSHPXRTMSNQTLVTEFILQGFSEHPEYRVLLFSCFLSLYSVAMTGNILIILAISFNPGLHTPMYFFLFNLATMDVICTTSIMPKALEGLVSEESSISYGGCMAQLYFLTWSASSELLLLTVMAYDRYAAICHPLHYSTMMSKSFCSVLATGVWVLCAFNTAIHTGLMLRLNFCGPNVITHFFCEVPPLLLLSCSSTYVNSVMIVLADAFYGILNFLMTIVSYGFIISSILKMRTAEGKKKAFSTCSSHLIVVCMYYTAVFYAYISPVSSYNAEKSKLAGVLYTMLSPTLNPLIYTLRNKEVKAALRKLFPSFRS from the exons ATGAAGCTGAGGGTGCAGATTCACCTGATAGTGTCATCTCATCC GAGGACCATGAGTAATCAAACTCTGGTAACAGAATTTATTCTGCAGGGCTTTTCAGAACATCCAGAATACCGTGTACTCTTATTCAGCTGTTTCCTATCCCTCTACTCTGTGGCTATGACAGGTAATATCCTCATTATTTTGGCCATTAGCTTCAACCCTGggctccacacccccatgtactttttcctcttCAACTTGGCTACTATGGATGTTATCTGCACGACCTCTATCATGCCCAAAGCCCTGGAAGGTCTGGTGTCAGAGGAGAGCTCTATATCCTATGGGGGCTGCATGGCTCAGCTCTATTTTCTCACTTGGTCTGCATCTTCTGAGCTGCTCCTCCTCACTGTCATGGCCTATGATCGGTACGCAGctatctgccaccccctgcattATAGCACCATGATGAGTAAGTCATTCTGTAGTGTGTTAGCCACAGGTGTATGGGTGCTCTGTGCCTTCAACACAGCCATTCACACTGGGTTGATGTTACGCTTGAATTTCTGTGGCCCCAATGTCATTACCCATTTCTTTTGTGAGGTTCCTCCCTTGTTACTTCTATCTTGTAGTTCCACGTATGTGAACAGTGTCATGATTGTCCTAGCTGATGCCTTCTATGGCATACTGAACTTCCTGATGACTATTGTGTCCTATGGTTTCATCATCTCCAGCATCCTAAAGATGCGAACTGCAGAGGGGAAGAAGAAAGCCTTCTCTACCTGCTCTTCCCACCTCATTGTGGTGTGCATGTATTATACAGCTGTCTTTTATGCGTACATAAGCCCTGTCTCCAGCTATAATGCAGAGAAGAGCAAGTTGGCTGGTGTGTTGTATACCATGTTGAGTCCTACTCTCAACCCCCTCATCTATACTTTGAGAAACAAGGAGGTCAAAGCAGCACTCAGGAAGCTTTTCCCCTCCTTCAGGAGCTAG